The following proteins are encoded in a genomic region of Gimesia algae:
- a CDS encoding BlaI/MecI/CopY family transcriptional regulator — translation MSQRSELQITEAEWDVMLSVWEADDQTAGEIIARVEPIQKRSHRTVRTLLTRLVEKGAVTVRIDGSRHLYRAAVTRNECVRLAARSFTDRFFAGDLQSLLIHFVENETLSSDEVEELRQRLDERLTEKSEPNANQATNKSSSRRRKKK, via the coding sequence ATGAGTCAGCGATCAGAATTACAAATCACTGAGGCAGAATGGGATGTGATGCTCAGCGTCTGGGAAGCAGACGACCAGACAGCCGGCGAAATCATCGCCCGCGTCGAACCAATTCAAAAGCGAAGTCATCGAACTGTGAGAACGCTTCTCACGCGTCTGGTCGAAAAGGGTGCAGTCACAGTGCGCATTGATGGTTCACGACATCTCTATCGTGCGGCAGTCACGCGCAATGAATGTGTTCGTCTGGCAGCCCGCTCCTTCACAGACAGATTCTTTGCCGGGGACCTGCAGTCATTATTGATCCATTTTGTCGAGAATGAAACGCTTTCCAGTGACGAAGTAGAAGAACTCAGGCAACGTTTAGATGAACGTCTCACAGAAAAGTCAGAACCGAATGCTAACCAAGCTACCAACAAATCATCTTCAAGACGGAGAAAGAAAAAATGA